In a genomic window of Actinomadura rubteroloni:
- a CDS encoding S8 family serine peptidase, translated as MRVRSLVLTAAGALLLPLTAAPPALAEGPIVNANAAAPVKGSYLVTLKPGASGGVAPAARALAGRYSGRVGHVYSRTVQGFQALMSPERARRLAADPAVQAVEQDVKVHATDVQQNPPSWGLDRIDQKGLPLNGSYTYATKASNVTAYIVDTGILTTHSDFGGRASSGHDFVDDDNDATDCNGHGTHVAGTVGGSTYGVAKGVKLVAVRVLDCKGSGDTSGVVAGLDWVAQHAVKPAVANLSLGGGVSATLDAAIGRAVSAGVTVAVAAGNDNANACNSSPARVPAAITVGAMTKTDRRADFSNYGSCLDLFAPGDGIVSDWIGGANATRTASGTSMASPHVAGAAALVLAAHPGDTPAQVAAALTGAAGTGVGNPGASSPNRLLFTTDGGSPPPSAPCAAATSTGKVTFGAWQAASSPVEVAGCAGAAGTDGKVTVDIDVPWRGGLVIDLVAPDGTVRSLKGFDLFDFASGLKTTYTADLAGISREGTWNLRVTDFWLGSQGTVNSWTLNL; from the coding sequence GTGCGAGTCCGGAGCCTTGTCCTCACGGCGGCGGGTGCGCTGCTGCTCCCCCTGACGGCGGCGCCGCCCGCTCTGGCCGAGGGGCCGATCGTCAACGCGAACGCCGCCGCGCCCGTCAAGGGCAGCTATCTGGTGACGCTGAAACCGGGCGCGTCGGGCGGCGTCGCGCCCGCGGCCCGCGCGCTCGCCGGACGCTATTCCGGACGGGTCGGGCACGTGTACTCCCGGACCGTCCAGGGCTTCCAGGCGCTCATGAGCCCCGAGCGGGCGCGCCGGCTGGCCGCCGACCCGGCCGTCCAGGCCGTCGAGCAGGACGTGAAGGTCCACGCGACGGACGTCCAGCAGAACCCGCCGTCGTGGGGCCTGGACCGCATCGACCAGAAGGGCCTGCCGCTCAACGGGTCCTACACGTACGCGACCAAGGCGTCCAACGTCACCGCCTACATCGTGGACACCGGCATCCTGACGACGCACTCGGACTTCGGGGGCCGCGCCAGCTCCGGCCACGACTTCGTGGACGACGACAACGACGCGACCGACTGCAACGGCCACGGAACCCACGTCGCGGGCACTGTCGGCGGCAGCACGTACGGCGTGGCCAAGGGCGTGAAGCTCGTCGCCGTCCGGGTGCTGGACTGCAAGGGCAGCGGCGACACCTCCGGCGTCGTCGCGGGCCTGGACTGGGTCGCGCAGCACGCCGTCAAGCCCGCCGTCGCCAACCTCAGCCTCGGCGGCGGCGTCAGCGCCACGCTGGACGCGGCGATCGGCCGGGCCGTCTCCGCCGGCGTCACCGTCGCGGTCGCGGCGGGCAACGACAACGCCAACGCGTGCAACTCCTCGCCGGCGCGCGTGCCCGCCGCGATCACCGTCGGCGCCATGACCAAGACGGACCGGCGCGCGGACTTCTCCAACTACGGCTCCTGCCTGGACCTGTTCGCGCCGGGCGACGGCATCGTGTCGGACTGGATCGGCGGCGCGAACGCGACGCGCACCGCGTCCGGGACCTCGATGGCGTCCCCGCACGTCGCGGGCGCCGCCGCGCTCGTCCTCGCCGCCCATCCCGGCGACACGCCCGCGCAGGTCGCCGCCGCGCTGACCGGCGCCGCCGGGACGGGCGTGGGCAACCCGGGCGCGTCCTCGCCGAACCGGCTGCTGTTCACCACCGACGGCGGCTCCCCGCCGCCGTCGGCGCCGTGCGCCGCCGCGACGAGCACCGGCAAGGTGACGTTCGGCGCCTGGCAGGCCGCGTCCAGCCCGGTCGAGGTCGCCGGCTGCGCCGGGGCCGCGGGCACCGACGGCAAGGTGACCGTGGACATCGACGTCCCCTGGCGCGGCGGGCTCGTCATCGACCTCGTGGCCCCCGACGGCACCGTCCGCTCCCTCAAGGGCTTCGACCTGTTCGACTTCGCCTCCGGTCTCAAGACCACCTACACCGCCGACCTCGCGGGGATCTCCCGGGAGGGCACCTGGAACCTGCGCGTCACCGACTTCTGGCTCGGCAGCCAGGGAACCGTGAACTCCTGGACGCTGAACCTCTGA
- the pdxT gene encoding pyridoxal 5'-phosphate synthase glutaminase subunit PdxT, with amino-acid sequence MGADPTIGVLALQGDVREHARALESAGARVVAVRRPAELERVDGLVIPGGESTTIGKLARAFDLLEPLRKRIEAGLPAYGSCAGMILLADRVEDGAAGQETIGGIDVTVRRNAFGRQVDSFEAPVALAGMGEDPYHAVFIRAPWVERVGDGVEVLGRAESGPDADRIVAVRQGRLMATAFHPELTDDHRVHHYFAELVRRATEEE; translated from the coding sequence ATGGGGGCAGATCCCACGATCGGGGTCCTCGCGCTTCAGGGCGACGTGCGCGAGCACGCGCGGGCGCTGGAGAGCGCCGGGGCGCGCGTCGTCGCGGTGCGCCGGCCCGCGGAGCTGGAGCGCGTGGACGGGCTGGTGATCCCCGGTGGGGAGTCCACGACGATCGGCAAGCTGGCGCGGGCGTTCGACCTGCTGGAGCCGCTGCGCAAGCGGATCGAGGCGGGGCTGCCCGCCTACGGCTCGTGCGCGGGGATGATCCTGCTCGCCGACCGCGTCGAGGACGGCGCCGCCGGCCAGGAGACGATCGGCGGCATCGACGTCACCGTCCGCCGCAACGCCTTCGGCCGCCAGGTCGACTCGTTCGAGGCGCCGGTCGCGCTCGCGGGCATGGGCGAGGACCCCTACCACGCCGTTTTCATCCGCGCGCCCTGGGTGGAGCGCGTCGGCGACGGCGTGGAGGTCCTCGGTCGTGCGGAGAGCGGCCCCGACGCGGATAGGATCGTCGCCGTCCGTCAAGGCCGCCTCATGGCGACCGCGTTCCATCCCGAACTGACGGACGACCACCGCGTGCACCATTACTTCGCCGAGTTGGTGCGCCGGGCGACGGAGGAGGAATAA
- a CDS encoding YebC/PmpR family DNA-binding transcriptional regulator, with product MSGHSKWATTKHKKAALDAKRGKLFAKLIKNVEVAARTGGGDPDANPTLYDAIYKAKKNSVPNDNIERARKRGAGEEAGGADWQTITYEGYAPGGVAVLIECLTDNRNRAASEVRVALTRNGGSLADPGSVAYMFNRKGVVVVPKGGTSEDDVMMAVLEAGAEEVNDLGEEFEVVSEAGDLLAVRTALQEAGIDYDSAESKFLPTMTVPLDEENARKVFRLMDALEDSDDVQEIYANFDVSDDVLAAIDA from the coding sequence ATGTCCGGCCACTCCAAGTGGGCGACGACCAAGCACAAGAAGGCCGCGCTGGACGCCAAGCGCGGCAAGCTGTTCGCCAAGCTGATCAAGAACGTCGAGGTCGCGGCGCGTACCGGCGGCGGCGACCCCGACGCCAACCCGACGCTCTACGACGCCATCTACAAGGCGAAGAAGAACTCCGTCCCGAACGACAACATCGAGCGCGCGCGCAAGCGCGGCGCCGGTGAGGAGGCCGGGGGCGCGGACTGGCAGACGATCACCTACGAGGGCTACGCGCCCGGCGGCGTCGCGGTGCTCATCGAGTGCCTGACCGACAACCGCAACCGCGCGGCCTCGGAGGTGCGCGTCGCGCTGACCCGCAACGGCGGCTCGCTCGCCGACCCGGGTTCGGTGGCGTACATGTTCAACCGCAAGGGCGTCGTGGTCGTGCCGAAGGGCGGCACCAGCGAGGACGACGTCATGATGGCCGTCCTGGAGGCGGGCGCCGAGGAGGTCAACGACCTCGGCGAGGAGTTCGAGGTCGTGTCCGAGGCGGGTGACCTGCTCGCGGTGCGCACCGCGCTGCAGGAGGCGGGCATCGACTACGACTCGGCGGAGAGCAAGTTCCTGCCGACGATGACCGTCCCGCTGGACGAGGAGAACGCCCGCAAGGTGTTCCGGCTGATGGACGCCCTGGAGGACTCCGACGACGTCCAGGAGATCTACGCCAACTTCGACGTGAGCGACGACGTCCTGGCCGCGATCGACGCCTGA
- a CDS encoding GNAT family N-acetyltransferase, with translation MQIRALTVEEFAATREQRRQAFGPLPDGEWERLLVRARPGIDAGRALGGFVAGQIVATSYIHDQIQWWHGRSVRLGGVSGVTVAAEARGRGYGRAIAAAALDRCKELGFPLSMLYPATTSLYRALGWEHGGGLDEVSLDPDALRGLRAEPVDVRRVGPGDAAEVAATIARVHREARDCGPIGWDDERWRSFLSEPDHDAYLAEDGFLTFHWQGEGEIRVNKAVAVSERTTRALWAIVGSGSTTADRVTAVLAPHDPVLWSIPQRFSDRVRRVRWMLRAVDAPAAVAARGFPPGVAGSVPLRLDDPDIPGNTGDWRLTVADGSGVLEPAPETSGALRLGPGAFAALYSGVPTATLRRAGRLDRDEPLLDAVFAADAHALDFF, from the coding sequence ATGCAAATTCGGGCGTTGACAGTCGAGGAGTTCGCGGCGACGCGGGAGCAGCGCCGCCAGGCGTTCGGCCCGCTGCCGGACGGCGAGTGGGAGCGGCTCCTGGTGCGCGCCCGGCCGGGCATCGACGCCGGCCGCGCGCTCGGCGGGTTCGTCGCCGGGCAGATCGTCGCGACCTCCTACATCCACGACCAGATCCAGTGGTGGCACGGCCGGTCGGTGCGGCTCGGCGGCGTCAGCGGCGTGACGGTCGCGGCGGAGGCGCGCGGCCGGGGCTACGGCCGGGCCATCGCCGCCGCCGCGTTGGACCGGTGCAAGGAGCTGGGCTTCCCGCTGTCGATGCTCTATCCCGCGACGACGTCCCTGTACCGGGCGCTCGGCTGGGAGCACGGCGGCGGCCTGGACGAGGTGAGCCTCGACCCCGACGCGCTGCGCGGCCTGCGCGCCGAGCCGGTCGACGTCCGCCGCGTCGGGCCCGGCGACGCGGCCGAGGTCGCCGCGACGATCGCCCGCGTCCACCGCGAGGCGCGCGACTGCGGACCCATCGGGTGGGACGACGAACGCTGGCGGTCGTTCCTCAGCGAACCGGACCACGACGCCTACCTCGCCGAGGACGGGTTCCTGACCTTCCACTGGCAGGGCGAAGGCGAGATCCGCGTGAACAAGGCCGTCGCGGTGTCCGAGCGGACGACCCGCGCGCTGTGGGCGATCGTCGGCTCCGGCTCCACGACGGCCGACCGCGTCACGGCGGTGCTCGCGCCGCACGACCCGGTGCTCTGGTCGATCCCGCAGCGGTTCTCCGACCGCGTCCGCCGGGTCCGCTGGATGCTGCGGGCCGTGGACGCGCCCGCCGCCGTCGCCGCGCGGGGCTTCCCGCCGGGCGTCGCCGGGTCCGTCCCGCTGCGCCTGGACGACCCCGACATCCCGGGCAACACGGGCGACTGGCGGCTGACCGTCGCGGACGGCTCCGGCGTGCTCGAACCGGCCCCCGAGACGTCCGGCGCCCTGCGGCTCGGGCCCGGGGCGTTCGCGGCCCTGTACAGCGGTGTCCCGACCGCGACGCTGCGCCGCGCCGGGCGCCTGGACCGCGACGAACCGCTCCTGGACGCGGTGTTCGCCGCCGACGCCCACGCCCTCGACTTCTTCTGA
- the ruvC gene encoding crossover junction endodeoxyribonuclease RuvC, producing the protein MRVMGVDPGLTRCGVGVVEGAPGRPLRLVHVSVVRTSPDDDVAHRLLGVEQGLEAVLAEFAPDAVAVERVFAQHNVSTVMGTAQAAGVAMLAAARRGLPVALHTPSEAKAAVTGNGRADKAQVTSMVTRLLRLDAPPRPADAADALALAICHVWRGAAQSRLDAARRAAVPRSRGGTVQ; encoded by the coding sequence GTGCGGGTGATGGGGGTCGACCCGGGCCTGACCCGTTGCGGCGTCGGTGTCGTCGAGGGCGCGCCCGGCCGTCCGCTGCGGCTCGTCCACGTCTCGGTCGTGCGGACCAGCCCGGACGACGACGTCGCGCACCGGCTGCTCGGCGTCGAGCAGGGCCTGGAAGCGGTGCTGGCGGAGTTCGCGCCCGACGCCGTCGCCGTGGAGCGGGTGTTCGCGCAGCACAACGTCAGCACGGTCATGGGCACGGCGCAGGCCGCCGGGGTGGCGATGCTCGCCGCCGCGCGGCGCGGCCTGCCCGTCGCGCTGCACACCCCGAGCGAGGCCAAGGCCGCCGTCACCGGCAACGGCCGCGCCGACAAGGCGCAGGTCACGAGCATGGTCACCCGGCTGCTGCGGCTGGACGCCCCGCCGCGCCCCGCCGACGCCGCCGACGCGCTCGCCCTCGCGATCTGCCACGTGTGGCGCGGCGCCGCGCAGTCCCGGCTGGACGCGGCCCGCCGCGCCGCCGTCCCGAGGAGCCGAGGAGGAACCGTCCAGTGA
- the ruvA gene encoding Holliday junction branch migration protein RuvA has translation MIAFVRGTVAVSGPDTAVIDVGGVGYAVQCAPATLAGLRVGEEARVPTSLVVREDSMTLFGFADDDERQVFELLQTASGVGPRLALAMLAVHSPDALRAAVAAEDLTALTRVPGIGKKGAQRIVLELRDRLGAPSGGPAAVPAPRAAAWRDQVQAGLVNLGWSARDADAAVDAVAADLGDAETPAVPLLLKAALKKLSR, from the coding sequence GTGATCGCCTTCGTGCGCGGCACGGTCGCCGTGTCCGGGCCGGACACGGCCGTCATCGACGTCGGCGGCGTCGGCTACGCCGTGCAGTGCGCGCCGGCGACGCTCGCGGGCCTGCGGGTGGGCGAGGAGGCCCGCGTCCCGACGTCGCTCGTCGTCCGCGAGGACTCGATGACGCTGTTCGGGTTCGCCGACGACGACGAGCGGCAGGTCTTCGAACTGCTCCAGACCGCGAGCGGCGTCGGCCCGCGCCTGGCCCTGGCGATGCTCGCCGTGCACAGCCCGGACGCGCTGCGCGCCGCGGTCGCCGCCGAGGACCTCACGGCCCTGACCCGCGTGCCCGGCATCGGCAAGAAGGGCGCGCAGCGGATCGTGCTGGAACTGCGTGACCGGCTCGGCGCCCCGTCCGGCGGCCCGGCGGCCGTCCCCGCCCCGCGCGCGGCGGCCTGGCGCGACCAGGTCCAGGCGGGCCTGGTGAACCTCGGCTGGTCGGCCCGCGACGCCGACGCGGCCGTCGACGCCGTCGCCGCAGACCTCGGCGACGCCGAGACCCCGGCCGTCCCGCTCCTGCTCAAGGCCGCCCTCAAGAAGCTCAGCCGATGA
- the ruvB gene encoding Holliday junction branch migration DNA helicase RuvB: MSTDRLVGSGAEGPDEEVIEAALRPKRLDDFVGQERVREQLGLVLHSALRRSRTPDHVLLSGGPGLGKTTLAMIIAAELGQPLRVSSGPAIERAGDLAAILSTLAEGEVLFLDEIHRMARPAEEMLYMAMEDFRVDVVVGKGPGATAIPLDIAPFTLVGATTRAGMLPGPLRDRFGFVAHMDFYGPEELEVIVRRSARLLDVKIADDAAAEVAGRSRGTPRIANRLLRRVRDFAEVRADGVVTAGLARAALELYEVDERGLDRLDRAVLRSLLATFGGGPVGLSTLAVSVGEEPETVEVVAEPFLVRQGLLARTPRGRIATPAAWTHLGLTPPPPPGDAGTLFDVPGDPPPGG; the protein is encoded by the coding sequence ATGAGCACCGATCGGCTGGTGGGTTCCGGGGCTGAAGGGCCGGACGAGGAGGTCATCGAGGCGGCACTGCGGCCCAAGCGGCTGGACGACTTCGTCGGGCAGGAGCGCGTGCGCGAGCAGCTCGGGCTCGTCCTGCACAGCGCGCTGCGGCGGAGCCGGACGCCCGACCACGTGCTGCTGTCGGGCGGCCCGGGACTCGGCAAGACGACGCTCGCCATGATCATCGCGGCGGAGCTGGGGCAGCCGCTGCGGGTCTCGTCCGGGCCGGCGATCGAGCGGGCGGGCGACCTCGCGGCGATCCTGTCCACGCTGGCCGAGGGCGAGGTCCTGTTCCTGGACGAGATCCACCGCATGGCGCGGCCCGCCGAAGAGATGCTCTACATGGCGATGGAGGACTTCCGCGTCGACGTCGTCGTCGGCAAGGGCCCCGGCGCCACCGCGATCCCGCTGGACATCGCCCCGTTCACGCTCGTCGGCGCCACCACCCGCGCCGGGATGCTGCCCGGCCCGCTGCGCGACCGGTTCGGGTTCGTCGCGCACATGGACTTCTACGGCCCCGAGGAGCTGGAGGTGATCGTCCGGCGGTCCGCGCGGCTGCTGGACGTGAAGATCGCCGACGACGCCGCCGCCGAGGTCGCGGGCCGGTCGCGCGGCACGCCCCGGATCGCCAACCGGCTGCTGCGCCGCGTCCGGGACTTCGCCGAGGTCCGGGCGGACGGCGTCGTCACCGCCGGCCTCGCCCGCGCCGCCCTGGAACTCTACGAGGTGGACGAACGCGGCCTGGACCGGCTGGACCGCGCCGTCCTGCGGTCCCTGCTCGCCACCTTCGGCGGCGGCCCGGTCGGCCTGTCCACGCTGGCGGTGTCGGTGGGGGAGGAGCCCGAGACGGTCGAGGTCGTCGCCGAGCCGTTCCTCGTCCGGCAGGGCCTGCTGGCCCGCACGCCGCGCGGCCGGATCGCGACCCCCGCGGCCTGGACGCACCTCGGCCTGACCCCGCCCCCGCCCCCCGGCGACGCCGGAACACTGTTCGACGTCCCCGGCGATCCGCCCCCCGGCGGCTAG
- the yajC gene encoding preprotein translocase subunit YajC: MGSDMIIASGNSGGGGGFGLLMLLAVPIIFYFLLIRPQNRRRKEQLGLQNSIEPGAHVITTAGMHATVVSTDDDGVVLEIAPGVEARFVKQAVMQVVAEDADEELDDEPAEDDDAKIDLSKDDAKHDAEETPGEMDGAGEAVSTGKGADKPSA, from the coding sequence GTGGGCAGCGACATGATTATTGCGTCGGGGAACTCCGGCGGCGGGGGCGGCTTCGGGCTGCTCATGCTGCTCGCCGTGCCCATCATCTTCTACTTCCTGCTGATCCGTCCGCAGAACCGGCGGCGCAAGGAGCAGCTCGGCCTGCAGAACTCGATCGAGCCCGGTGCGCACGTCATCACGACCGCCGGGATGCACGCCACGGTCGTCTCCACCGACGACGACGGCGTGGTGCTGGAGATCGCCCCCGGTGTCGAGGCCCGCTTCGTGAAGCAGGCCGTCATGCAGGTCGTCGCCGAGGACGCCGACGAGGAACTGGACGACGAGCCGGCCGAGGACGACGACGCGAAGATCGACCTGTCCAAGGACGACGCCAAGCACGACGCCGAGGAAACTCCCGGGGAGATGGACGGGGCCGGGGAGGCCGTGTCCACGGGCAAGGGCGCGGACAAGCCCTCGGCCTGA